A region of Streptomyces deccanensis DNA encodes the following proteins:
- the trxA gene encoding thioredoxin yields MSSTVELTKENFDQTVTDNEFVLIDFWASWCGPCRQFAPVYEKAADENPDLVFGKVDTEAQPELAQAFGIQSIPTLMIVRDQVAVFAQPGALPEAALTDVIGQARRLDMDEVRKAVAAQQEQVEQNGQ; encoded by the coding sequence ATGAGCAGCACCGTGGAGCTCACCAAGGAGAACTTCGACCAGACGGTCACCGACAACGAGTTCGTCCTGATCGACTTCTGGGCGTCGTGGTGCGGGCCGTGCCGGCAGTTCGCCCCGGTCTACGAGAAGGCGGCGGACGAGAACCCCGATCTGGTGTTCGGCAAGGTCGACACCGAGGCGCAGCCGGAGCTGGCCCAGGCCTTCGGCATCCAGTCCATCCCGACGCTGATGATCGTCCGTGATCAGGTCGCCGTGTTCGCGCAGCCGGGCGCGCTGCCGGAGGCCGCGCTGACCGACGTCATCGGTCAGGCCCGCAGGCTGGACATGGACGAGGTCCGCAAGGCGGTCGCCGCGCAGCAGGAGCAGGTCGAGCAGAACGGTCAGTGA
- a CDS encoding dihydrolipoyl dehydrogenase family protein, giving the protein MTDTENTGTTESTAEATAIEYDVVVLGAGPVGENVADRTRAAGLSTAIVESELVGGECSYWACMPSKALLRPAIARADARRVPGLRHLVDGPLDAAEVLAHRDYETAHWKDDGQIGWLESIGATLYRGHARLAGPRRVVVDAPDGGRQVLTARRAVVVSTGSRALLPDLPGLAEVRPWTSREATSAQEVPGRLIVVGGGVVAVEMATAWRSLGSEVTVLVRGKGLLPRMEPFAGELVAEALTETGVDVRTGTSVTAVSRENGTVVALTDTGDRLEADEILFATGRAPRTDDLGLDTVGLEPGSWLPVDDSLRVTGSDWLYAVGDVNHRALLTHQGKYQARIAGAAIAARAAGVPLLESDPWGAHAATADHAAVPQVVFTDPEAAAVGLSLAEAEQAGHRVRAVDVEFSSVAGAGLYADGYRGRARMVVDLDREILRGVTFVGPAVGELIHSATVAVAGEVPISRLWHAVPSYPTISEVWLRLLEAYRG; this is encoded by the coding sequence ATGACGGATACGGAAAACACCGGAACCACCGAGAGCACGGCTGAAGCGACGGCGATCGAGTACGACGTCGTGGTGCTCGGTGCCGGACCCGTGGGGGAGAACGTCGCCGACCGCACCCGCGCCGCCGGACTGTCCACCGCGATCGTGGAGAGCGAACTGGTCGGCGGCGAATGCTCGTACTGGGCGTGCATGCCCAGCAAGGCCCTGCTGCGCCCCGCGATCGCCCGCGCCGACGCCCGCCGCGTCCCCGGCCTGCGCCACCTCGTCGACGGCCCGCTGGACGCCGCCGAGGTGCTCGCCCACCGCGACTACGAGACCGCCCACTGGAAGGACGACGGCCAGATCGGCTGGCTGGAGAGCATCGGAGCCACCCTGTACCGGGGGCACGCGCGCCTGGCCGGGCCGCGCCGCGTGGTCGTGGACGCCCCCGACGGCGGGCGGCAGGTCCTCACCGCACGGCGCGCGGTGGTCGTCTCCACCGGCAGCCGCGCCCTCCTGCCCGACCTGCCGGGACTCGCCGAGGTCCGGCCCTGGACCAGCAGGGAGGCCACCAGCGCGCAGGAGGTCCCCGGCCGGCTGATCGTCGTCGGCGGCGGTGTCGTCGCCGTCGAGATGGCCACCGCCTGGCGGTCCCTCGGCTCGGAGGTCACCGTGCTCGTCCGCGGCAAGGGCCTGCTGCCCCGGATGGAGCCCTTCGCCGGCGAACTGGTCGCCGAGGCGCTCACCGAGACGGGCGTGGACGTCCGCACGGGCACCTCGGTGACGGCGGTCTCCCGCGAGAACGGGACCGTGGTGGCCCTCACCGACACCGGCGACCGCCTGGAGGCCGACGAGATCCTCTTCGCCACCGGACGCGCCCCGCGCACCGACGACCTCGGCCTCGACACCGTGGGCCTGGAACCCGGCTCCTGGCTGCCCGTCGACGACAGCCTCCGGGTGACGGGCAGCGACTGGCTGTACGCGGTCGGCGACGTCAACCACCGGGCGCTCCTCACCCACCAGGGCAAGTACCAGGCCCGGATCGCCGGGGCCGCCATCGCCGCCCGCGCGGCCGGTGTCCCACTGCTGGAGAGCGACCCGTGGGGCGCCCACGCGGCCACCGCCGACCACGCCGCCGTCCCCCAGGTCGTCTTCACCGACCCCGAGGCCGCCGCCGTCGGTCTCTCCCTCGCCGAGGCGGAACAGGCCGGCCACCGCGTCCGCGCGGTCGACGTCGAGTTCTCCTCCGTCGCGGGCGCGGGCCTGTACGCCGACGGCTACCGGGGCCGCGCCCGCATGGTCGTCGACCTGGACCGCGAGATCCTGCGCGGCGTCACCTTCGTCGGCCCCGCCGTCGGCGAGCTGATCCACTCCGCCACCGTCGCCGTCGCCGGAGAGGTCCCGATCAGCCGCCTCTGGCACGCGGTGCCGTCGTACCCGACGATCAGCGAGGTGTGGCTGCGGCTGCTGGAGGCGTACCGGGGCTGA
- a CDS encoding peptide deformylase: MASERDRIESRPLSDRVEELLAHEGPLPIVAAGDPVLRRTAEPFDGQLEPGLLARFVAALRATMHAAPGVGLAAPQVGVPLRLAVIEDPAPVPEEIRLARGRVPQPFRVLVNPAYEAVGPYCDAFFEGCLSVPGWQAVVARHAKVRLRALDEHGRAVDEEFAGWPARIVQHETDHLNGTLYLDHAELRSLSSNQAMADRWNDPTPARAARELGFLLPE, from the coding sequence ATGGCTTCCGAACGTGATCGCATCGAGTCCCGCCCCCTGAGCGACCGGGTCGAGGAACTCCTCGCCCACGAGGGACCGCTGCCGATCGTCGCCGCGGGCGATCCGGTCCTGCGCCGCACCGCCGAGCCCTTCGACGGCCAGCTGGAGCCGGGGCTCCTGGCCCGCTTCGTCGCCGCCCTGCGCGCCACCATGCACGCGGCCCCGGGCGTCGGTCTCGCCGCGCCCCAGGTCGGCGTCCCCCTGCGTCTCGCGGTGATCGAGGACCCCGCCCCGGTTCCGGAGGAGATCCGGCTCGCCCGGGGCCGGGTGCCGCAGCCGTTCCGCGTCCTGGTCAATCCGGCGTACGAGGCGGTCGGGCCGTACTGTGACGCGTTCTTCGAGGGCTGTCTCAGCGTGCCGGGCTGGCAGGCCGTGGTGGCCCGGCACGCCAAGGTGCGGCTCCGGGCGCTCGACGAGCACGGGCGGGCGGTGGACGAGGAGTTCGCGGGGTGGCCGGCCCGGATCGTCCAGCACGAGACGGACCATCTGAACGGCACGCTCTACCTGGACCACGCCGAACTCCGGTCCCTCTCCTCGAACCAGGCGATGGCCGACCGCTGGAACGACCCGACGCCGGCCAGGGCCGCGCGGGAACTGGGCTTCCTCCTGCCCGAGTAG
- a CDS encoding PepSY-associated TM helix domain-containing protein: MTIAPSTETDEPQKPLAKPDGSTRGWASLRPLVLRLHFYAGVLVAPFLLVAALTGGLYAASFTVERIVYADEMTVAKTGDEKLPISEQVAAARKAHPEGTLSAVRPSPEDDATTRVMLTGVEGIDETNTLAVFVDPYTAEVRGALEQYGSTGALPVRTWIDKFHANLQLGETGRLYSELAASWLWVISGGGLVLWFARRRGRRKVRGTSGRRRTLGLHGTVGVWAALGFFFLSATGLTWSTYAGANIEVLRTELHQATPAISSAAGDHGAHGGGSTDGTTAAEGDLDKILAAARTEGLGDPVEIVPPADASSTYVVKQVQRSWPTKQDAVAVDPATAEVTDTLRFADFPILAKLSRWGIDAHTGVLFGLANQLVLIALAASLVVLIVWGYRMWWQRGRASSFGRPIPRGAWQHVPPQILVPALAVIAVLGYFVPLLGIPLAVFIAVDIVLGEIAHRRGKRSYGGRVEAK, translated from the coding sequence ATGACCATCGCCCCCTCGACCGAGACGGACGAGCCCCAGAAACCCCTCGCCAAGCCGGACGGCTCGACGAGGGGCTGGGCCTCGCTCCGACCGCTCGTCCTGCGGCTGCACTTCTACGCGGGCGTCCTCGTCGCCCCGTTCCTGCTGGTCGCCGCCCTGACCGGTGGCCTGTACGCCGCCTCGTTCACGGTCGAGAGGATCGTCTACGCGGACGAGATGACCGTAGCGAAGACCGGCGACGAGAAGCTGCCGATCTCCGAACAGGTGGCTGCCGCCCGCAAGGCGCACCCCGAGGGCACCCTCTCCGCCGTACGCCCCTCGCCCGAGGACGACGCGACAACCAGGGTGATGCTGACGGGCGTCGAGGGCATCGACGAGACCAACACCCTCGCGGTGTTCGTCGACCCGTACACGGCCGAGGTGCGCGGGGCGCTGGAGCAGTACGGCTCCACGGGCGCGCTGCCGGTGCGGACCTGGATCGACAAGTTCCACGCCAACCTCCAGCTCGGCGAGACCGGCCGGCTCTACAGCGAACTCGCCGCCAGCTGGCTGTGGGTCATCTCGGGCGGCGGCCTGGTGCTCTGGTTCGCCCGCCGGCGCGGCCGGCGCAAGGTGCGCGGCACCTCCGGCCGGCGCCGCACCCTGGGCCTGCACGGCACGGTCGGCGTCTGGGCGGCCCTCGGCTTCTTCTTCCTCTCGGCGACCGGTCTGACGTGGTCCACGTACGCGGGCGCCAACATCGAGGTCCTGCGCACGGAACTCCACCAGGCGACCCCGGCCATCTCGTCCGCGGCGGGCGACCACGGCGCCCACGGGGGCGGCTCGACGGACGGAACGACGGCCGCGGAGGGAGACCTGGACAAGATCCTGGCCGCCGCGCGGACCGAGGGCCTCGGCGACCCGGTGGAGATCGTGCCGCCCGCCGACGCGTCCTCCACGTACGTGGTCAAGCAGGTCCAGCGCAGCTGGCCCACCAAGCAGGACGCGGTGGCCGTGGACCCGGCGACCGCCGAGGTCACCGACACCCTCCGGTTCGCCGACTTCCCGATCCTCGCCAAGCTGTCGCGCTGGGGCATCGACGCCCACACCGGCGTCCTGTTCGGCCTGGCCAACCAGCTCGTCCTGATCGCCCTCGCCGCCTCCCTCGTCGTCCTGATCGTCTGGGGCTACCGCATGTGGTGGCAGCGCGGCCGCGCCTCGTCCTTCGGACGCCCGATCCCGCGCGGCGCGTGGCAGCACGTACCGCCCCAGATCCTGGTCCCCGCACTCGCCGTCATCGCCGTCCTCGGCTACTTCGTGCCCCTGCTCGGCATCCCACTCGCCGTGTTCATCGCGGTGGACATCGTCCTGGGCGAGATCGCCCACCGACGCGGCAAGCGGTCGTACGGCGGGCGGGTGGAGGCGAAGTAG
- a CDS encoding MarR family winged helix-turn-helix transcriptional regulator, producing the protein MTTTAPVLNSRVLGLAHYAARAVLEKVLAGYGLTFQQSVALRVVAVADAPVDREVVVDTVVDSLKVEKAEIRSAVEELVAAKLVETDPARPSRLRITDAGRHAHSGSTAEVAPISARIYAGIPAEDLAAAGRALTLITERADAELAAMR; encoded by the coding sequence ATGACCACCACCGCACCCGTGCTGAATTCCCGGGTCCTCGGCCTCGCCCATTACGCCGCCCGCGCGGTGCTGGAGAAGGTTCTGGCCGGGTACGGTCTGACGTTCCAGCAGTCGGTGGCCCTCCGGGTCGTCGCGGTCGCCGACGCCCCCGTCGACCGGGAAGTGGTCGTGGACACGGTCGTCGACTCGCTCAAGGTCGAGAAGGCCGAGATACGGTCCGCGGTCGAGGAGTTGGTCGCCGCGAAGCTGGTGGAGACGGACCCGGCGCGGCCGTCCCGACTCAGAATCACGGACGCCGGGCGGCACGCCCACAGCGGATCCACCGCCGAGGTCGCACCGATCTCCGCTCGGATCTACGCCGGCATCCCGGCCGAGGACCTGGCCGCCGCCGGTCGCGCGCTGACACTCATCACCGAGCGCGCCGACGCCGAGTTGGCCGCGATGAGGTAG
- a CDS encoding MarR family winged helix-turn-helix transcriptional regulator, translating to MSSVIEGATPGFLVWRLSMKWRVAVDRAVAPLGLTHAQYALVASLYGMRRDGLRPSQRQLADHTGLEALYVSKLARALETAGLLERARDPRDPRAVQLALTEQGREVTRRAIEVVQGLMGQLLEPLGGLDGARAQEFAREVTTLLAVPLDIPLVPSTEQAHEKEQS from the coding sequence ATGAGTTCGGTCATCGAGGGCGCGACGCCCGGTTTTCTCGTCTGGCGGCTGTCCATGAAGTGGCGCGTCGCCGTCGACCGCGCGGTCGCTCCGCTGGGGCTGACGCACGCGCAGTACGCGCTGGTCGCGTCGTTGTACGGCATGCGCCGGGACGGGCTGCGGCCCAGTCAGCGGCAACTCGCCGACCACACCGGCCTGGAGGCCCTGTACGTCTCCAAGCTGGCCCGCGCCCTGGAGACGGCCGGACTGCTCGAACGCGCCCGGGACCCCCGCGACCCCCGTGCCGTACAGCTGGCCCTCACCGAGCAGGGGCGCGAGGTCACCCGGCGCGCGATCGAGGTCGTCCAGGGGCTGATGGGGCAGCTGCTGGAGCCGCTCGGGGGCCTCGACGGCGCCCGCGCCCAGGAGTTCGCCCGCGAGGTGACCACGCTGCTCGCCGTACCGCTCGACATACCGCTCGTCCCGTCCACCGAACAGGCACACGAGAAGGAGCAATCATGA
- a CDS encoding pirin family protein, whose product MSNLDREAVPAVCGGRGFVVAEPVRELLSPRRVKLGESTEVRRLLPNLGRRMVGAWAFVDHYGPDDIADEPGMQVPPHPHMGLQTVSWLHEGEVLHRDSTGSLQTIRPRELGLMTSGRAISHSEESPKSHARFLHGAQLWVALPDSHRHTDPRFEHHAELPVVTAAGLSATLILGSLDGATSPGTTFTPLVGADLTLAPGADLRLPLEPDFEYAVLSMSGEAHVDDVPVLPGSMLYLGCGRTELPLRANAHASLMLLGGEPFEEELIMFWNWIGRSQEEIVQARQDWMEGSRFGEVKGYDGDPLPAPELPPTPLKPRGRAR is encoded by the coding sequence ATGAGCAATCTCGATCGCGAGGCGGTGCCCGCGGTGTGCGGCGGCCGGGGCTTCGTGGTGGCCGAGCCCGTCCGTGAACTCCTCAGTCCTCGCCGGGTGAAGCTCGGCGAGTCCACCGAGGTGCGGCGACTGCTGCCCAACCTGGGCCGCCGCATGGTGGGCGCGTGGGCCTTCGTCGACCACTACGGTCCCGACGACATCGCCGACGAGCCCGGGATGCAGGTGCCGCCGCATCCGCACATGGGTCTGCAGACGGTCAGTTGGCTGCACGAGGGTGAGGTGCTGCACCGCGACTCCACGGGCAGCCTGCAGACCATCCGTCCGCGCGAACTGGGCCTGATGACCTCGGGCCGTGCCATCAGCCACTCCGAGGAGAGCCCGAAGTCGCACGCCCGCTTCCTGCACGGCGCCCAGCTCTGGGTGGCGTTGCCCGACAGCCACCGGCACACCGACCCGCGCTTCGAGCACCACGCCGAACTGCCCGTCGTCACGGCGGCCGGTCTGAGCGCCACCCTCATCCTCGGCAGCCTGGACGGCGCGACCTCGCCCGGTACGACGTTCACGCCGCTCGTCGGCGCCGACCTCACGCTCGCACCGGGCGCCGACCTGCGCCTGCCCCTCGAACCCGACTTCGAGTACGCCGTCCTCTCCATGTCCGGCGAGGCTCATGTCGACGACGTCCCCGTCCTCCCCGGCTCCATGCTCTACCTCGGCTGCGGCCGCACCGAACTCCCCCTGCGCGCCAACGCACACGCTTCCCTGATGCTCCTCGGCGGCGAGCCCTTCGAGGAAGAACTGATCATGTTCTGGAATTGGATCGGACGGTCGCAGGAAGAAATCGTACAGGCGCGTCAGGATTGGATGGAAGGGTCGAGATTCGGAGAGGTGAAGGGGTATGACGGGGATCCGCTGCCGGCCCCGGAGCTGCCACCGACGCCCCTGAAGCCACGAGGAAGGGCCCGTTGA
- a CDS encoding thiamine pyrophosphate-binding protein: protein MPVLTGGQIVARTLRNYGVDVVAGIPGHGIWSLTDAFLDDESRIPFIQTFHEQSAVHLADGYYRVTGRPQAAVTSIGAGASNTVIGMGTAFTDSTSVLVVTGGPPTHMRGHGLLQELDRYTANDFPKVAEAVSKRHWVVTRVEELPFVLHRCFNSMLTGRPGPVHLEVPMDVQAEAADVQLHDLERRIPVGRQHPDPEAVERAVDVLLAATRPVIVVGGGAITSEASDEVLALAELWQIPVVTTWNGKSAFPEDHELFAGSVGQTGTMTGNAIASSADVVISVGCRFTDWSASSYAKGISFSIPPAKLIHIDIDPHEIGKNYPAEVGIVADAQRAVAAIVDSLPSQGVDRSEYLAELARLKQDWEEKLAGRRDSDRFPFTSQRPLGALRNVLPRDAIIVAGSGNTQGAVKQTFPVYSPRTHLTSGGFSSMGWAIPAAVGAKLARPDSPVVCVLGDGDFLMTSQEIALSVTAGAPVIFVIQNNAGYMSIRGGQRKQTSRHIGTEFSHPDGSPYSPDFAAMGRAFGIESWKVNDAASLEPTLRKAVQSGAPAVIEVPTDRDAAGPWVPGWWDFPIPAYIKDERQDEYDRIRATEQHL from the coding sequence ATGCCTGTCCTCACCGGAGGCCAGATCGTCGCGCGGACCCTGCGCAACTACGGGGTCGACGTCGTCGCCGGCATCCCCGGCCACGGCATCTGGTCACTGACCGACGCCTTCCTCGACGACGAGTCCAGGATCCCCTTCATCCAGACCTTCCACGAGCAGAGCGCCGTCCACCTCGCCGACGGCTACTACCGCGTCACCGGCCGCCCGCAGGCCGCCGTGACCTCCATCGGCGCCGGCGCCAGCAACACCGTCATCGGCATGGGTACCGCGTTCACGGACTCCACCAGTGTTCTCGTCGTCACGGGCGGCCCGCCGACCCACATGCGCGGCCACGGACTGCTGCAGGAACTGGACCGCTACACGGCCAACGACTTCCCCAAGGTGGCCGAGGCCGTCAGCAAGCGGCACTGGGTCGTCACCCGCGTCGAGGAACTCCCCTTCGTCCTGCACCGCTGTTTCAACTCCATGCTGACCGGCCGCCCCGGCCCGGTACACCTCGAAGTCCCCATGGACGTACAGGCCGAGGCGGCGGACGTGCAGCTCCACGACCTGGAGCGGCGCATCCCCGTCGGCCGCCAGCACCCCGACCCGGAAGCCGTGGAGCGCGCGGTCGACGTGCTGCTCGCGGCCACCCGGCCGGTCATCGTGGTCGGCGGCGGTGCGATCACCTCCGAGGCGTCCGACGAGGTCCTCGCCCTCGCCGAACTGTGGCAGATCCCGGTCGTCACCACGTGGAACGGCAAGAGCGCCTTCCCCGAGGACCACGAGCTGTTCGCCGGCAGCGTCGGCCAGACCGGCACGATGACCGGCAACGCGATCGCGAGCTCCGCCGACGTCGTCATCTCCGTCGGCTGCCGCTTCACCGACTGGTCCGCCTCCAGCTACGCCAAGGGCATCAGCTTCTCCATCCCGCCCGCGAAGCTCATCCACATCGACATCGACCCGCACGAGATCGGCAAGAACTACCCCGCCGAGGTGGGCATCGTCGCGGACGCGCAACGCGCCGTGGCCGCCATCGTCGACTCCCTGCCCTCCCAGGGCGTCGACCGCTCCGAGTACCTCGCCGAACTCGCCCGGCTCAAGCAGGACTGGGAGGAGAAGCTCGCCGGCCGCCGCGACAGCGACCGCTTCCCCTTCACCTCCCAGCGCCCGCTCGGGGCCCTGCGCAACGTGCTCCCGCGCGACGCGATCATCGTCGCCGGCTCGGGCAACACCCAAGGGGCGGTCAAGCAGACCTTCCCCGTCTATTCCCCGCGCACCCACCTCACCTCCGGTGGTTTCTCCTCCATGGGCTGGGCCATCCCGGCGGCCGTCGGCGCCAAGCTCGCCCGACCGGACAGCCCGGTCGTGTGCGTCCTCGGCGACGGAGACTTCCTCATGACCTCCCAGGAGATCGCCCTGAGCGTCACCGCCGGCGCGCCGGTGATCTTCGTGATCCAGAACAACGCGGGCTACATGTCGATCCGCGGCGGCCAGCGCAAGCAGACCTCGCGTCACATCGGCACCGAGTTCTCCCACCCCGACGGCTCGCCGTACAGCCCCGACTTCGCGGCCATGGGCCGGGCCTTCGGGATCGAGTCGTGGAAGGTGAACGACGCCGCGTCCCTGGAGCCGACCCTGCGCAAGGCGGTCCAGTCCGGGGCGCCCGCCGTGATCGAGGTCCCCACGGACCGCGACGCCGCGGGCCCCTGGGTCCCCGGCTGGTGGGACTTCCCGATCCCGGCGTACATCAAGGACGAGCGCCAGGACGAGTACGACCGCATCAGGGCCACCGAGCAGCATCTCTGA
- a CDS encoding ThuA domain-containing protein, with protein MTRVLYLYGGWPGHKPYQVAEEWALPIFKNLGFDVDETHDIFALDADLTGYDLIALNWNNALLSEGLTAAQESNLLGAVESGTGIAAWHGAAAAFRTSLKYHWLLGGSFLEHPAGEGVKYPYEVTITDTDHTITAGVRDFRVASEQYYMSVDPNNHVLAESTFTGEHLPWLEGKTIPQAWTRTWGDGRVFYSAVGHDLDDLQNPDVTRLCTQGFAWAARQNA; from the coding sequence ATGACCCGCGTCCTGTATCTGTACGGAGGCTGGCCGGGGCACAAGCCCTACCAGGTGGCCGAGGAATGGGCCCTCCCGATCTTCAAGAACCTCGGGTTCGACGTCGACGAGACCCATGACATCTTCGCGCTCGACGCCGACCTCACCGGCTACGACCTCATCGCCCTCAACTGGAACAACGCCCTGCTGTCCGAGGGGCTGACCGCCGCCCAGGAGTCGAACCTGCTGGGCGCGGTGGAAAGCGGCACCGGGATCGCCGCCTGGCACGGCGCTGCCGCCGCGTTCCGCACCAGCCTCAAGTACCACTGGCTCCTCGGCGGCAGCTTCCTCGAACACCCCGCGGGCGAAGGAGTGAAGTACCCGTACGAGGTCACGATCACGGACACCGACCACACGATCACCGCCGGGGTGCGGGACTTCCGGGTCGCCTCCGAGCAGTACTACATGTCGGTCGATCCCAACAACCACGTCCTCGCCGAGTCCACCTTCACCGGCGAACACCTGCCCTGGCTGGAGGGGAAGACGATCCCCCAGGCATGGACCAGGACCTGGGGCGACGGCCGCGTCTTCTACAGCGCGGTCGGACACGATCTCGACGACCTGCAGAACCCGGACGTCACCCGCCTGTGCACCCAGGGCTTCGCCTGGGCCGCCCGTCAGAACGCCTGA
- a CDS encoding APC family permease translates to MSATDNEAHAAPTSTPGGPSGGAAGPVSSAADAEMLAVLGYEQKFDRKVSLWGNFALGFVYLSPLVGVVALFAVGLATAGGPSVFWIGIVGAGQFLVALTFGEVVSQFPLAGGLYQWVRRLWNGRYAWFNAWTYICCITIGITSTALFSSDFVASLFAGTADAPAISSTPAQRLWIAIGMALVCLICNCFGTRTLALISKIGLAAELIGIVVVGLYLLIFERHNSFSIFFEASSAHHDSYLMAFIFASLVGLFLFYGFEACGEIAEEVPNPSRSIPRAMQLTVAVGGVAALLAFVGYALAAPDLASILSGKDTNPIPSILQNSLGTVGTKAVLTVIITSFIAGVMSQQAAASRIVFSFARDDMFPGSRVFSQITRRHRVPMNALLAVNVLPLVIFVFIYYSPDSLTKIAAFQMLAGYAAFMMVVLAALRMRLKGWRPAGAWTLGRWGLVVNVAALAYGVFGMVLLAWPTGDSATPLLDRWIALVGFLVVSAVGLVYLLAAKPERKSTAPEGDAIEVAERLRSRAAALAGTSGGSSA, encoded by the coding sequence ATGTCAGCTACGGACAACGAGGCGCACGCGGCGCCCACATCCACCCCCGGCGGCCCCTCGGGCGGGGCCGCGGGTCCCGTCTCGTCGGCCGCGGACGCGGAAATGCTCGCCGTACTCGGCTACGAGCAGAAGTTCGACCGCAAGGTCAGCCTGTGGGGCAACTTCGCCCTGGGCTTCGTCTACCTCTCGCCCCTCGTGGGTGTCGTGGCCCTCTTCGCGGTCGGTCTGGCGACCGCCGGCGGGCCGTCCGTCTTCTGGATCGGCATCGTCGGGGCCGGGCAGTTCCTGGTCGCGCTGACCTTCGGCGAGGTCGTCTCGCAGTTCCCGCTCGCGGGCGGGCTCTACCAATGGGTCAGACGCCTGTGGAACGGGCGCTACGCCTGGTTCAACGCGTGGACCTACATCTGTTGCATCACCATCGGCATCACCAGCACCGCACTCTTCAGCTCGGACTTCGTGGCCAGCCTCTTCGCCGGAACCGCCGACGCGCCCGCCATCAGCTCCACCCCCGCCCAGCGGCTGTGGATCGCCATCGGCATGGCCCTCGTCTGCCTGATCTGCAACTGCTTCGGTACCAGGACACTGGCCCTGATCTCGAAGATCGGACTCGCGGCGGAACTGATCGGCATCGTCGTCGTGGGCCTGTACCTGCTGATCTTCGAGCGGCACAACTCGTTCTCGATCTTCTTCGAGGCCAGCAGCGCCCACCACGACAGCTACCTGATGGCCTTCATCTTCGCCTCGCTCGTCGGGCTCTTCCTCTTCTACGGCTTCGAGGCGTGCGGCGAGATCGCGGAGGAGGTCCCCAACCCCTCCCGCAGCATCCCGCGGGCCATGCAGCTGACCGTGGCCGTCGGCGGAGTGGCCGCCCTGCTCGCGTTCGTCGGCTACGCCCTCGCGGCCCCGGACCTCGCCTCGATCCTCTCGGGCAAGGACACCAACCCGATCCCCTCGATCCTGCAGAACTCGCTCGGCACGGTGGGCACCAAGGCGGTGCTCACGGTCATCATCACGTCCTTCATCGCCGGTGTGATGAGCCAGCAGGCCGCCGCGAGCCGGATCGTCTTCTCCTTCGCCCGCGACGACATGTTCCCGGGCTCCCGTGTCTTCTCGCAGATCACCCGCAGGCACCGTGTCCCCATGAACGCGCTGCTGGCTGTGAACGTCCTGCCGCTGGTGATCTTCGTCTTCATCTACTACTCGCCCGACTCCCTCACCAAGATCGCGGCGTTCCAGATGCTCGCCGGTTACGCCGCGTTCATGATGGTCGTACTGGCCGCGCTGCGGATGCGCCTGAAGGGCTGGCGTCCCGCCGGAGCCTGGACCCTCGGCCGCTGGGGTCTCGTGGTCAACGTGGCGGCCCTGGCCTACGGAGTGTTCGGGATGGTCCTTCTCGCCTGGCCCACCGGCGACTCCGCAACCCCGCTCCTGGACCGGTGGATCGCGCTCGTCGGCTTCCTCGTCGTCTCGGCCGTGGGTCTGGTGTACCTGCTGGCCGCGAAGCCGGAGCGCAAGTCCACGGCGCCGGAAGGTGACGCGATCGAGGTGGCCGAGCGCCTGCGCAGCCGCGCCGCGGCCCTCGCCGGCACGAGCGGAGGAAGCAGCGCATGA